One window from the genome of Fulvivirga lutea encodes:
- a CDS encoding phospholipid scramblase-related protein, whose product MHPILNKNLFFVKEHVGMFKASNNYDIYDPETQEIILECREPNLGFFTKMFRFTDYKRMTPFEVVISTPGGEQIIKVKRGISLFLSTVDVFDEKDNLVGKFKQQFFSIGGKFNLLDMNNKVVCTLKGKWTSWDFKFVKEGHEFAHVSKQWSGFGKELFTSADNYMLKIDESVPQDNRLRILILAAVMCIDMVLKE is encoded by the coding sequence ATGCACCCGATACTTAATAAAAACCTCTTTTTTGTTAAAGAACATGTAGGCATGTTCAAGGCATCAAACAATTATGATATTTATGATCCTGAAACGCAGGAAATAATATTGGAATGTAGAGAACCCAATCTTGGGTTCTTTACCAAGATGTTTCGCTTTACAGATTATAAACGAATGACTCCCTTCGAAGTGGTTATTTCCACTCCGGGCGGTGAGCAGATCATCAAAGTGAAAAGAGGTATTTCTCTCTTTTTATCCACTGTAGATGTGTTTGACGAGAAAGATAACCTGGTAGGTAAATTCAAACAGCAATTCTTTTCAATAGGCGGCAAGTTCAATCTTCTGGATATGAACAATAAGGTGGTTTGTACGCTCAAAGGTAAATGGACTAGCTGGGATTTTAAGTTTGTGAAAGAGGGTCATGAGTTTGCACATGTGAGTAAACAGTGGTCGGGCTTCGGTAAGGAATTATTTACTTCAGCCGATAATTACATGTTGAAGATTGATGAATCCGTCCCTCAGGATAACCGATTGAGAATCCTGATTCTGGCTGCGGTTATGTGTATTGATATGGTGTTGAAGGAATAA
- the paaN gene encoding phenylacetic acid degradation protein PaaN, whose amino-acid sequence MSLYSKHKDILDKAVKALHERTFFAAYPEHPSPSVYGETADADGRKKFQASVGKKFEELKQENPKSWIGVEESPYMQTPLNIQYPAFGVETLVERGLTAFNSWRKVDVNDRAGILVESLERVKERFFEVAYATMHTTGQGYMMAFQASGPHAADRALEAIAAGYEELNRFPKNVVWDKPMGKFNITLDKQWRAVPKGLGLVIGCSTFPTWNSVPGVYASLVTGNPVIVKPHPGAILPMAIFVAEIQNVLAENNMDPNICQLAVDTYDKTITKELAEHEAVKVIDFTGNSHFGSYLEGLSGKAVFTEKTGVNSVILDSAENIDKVAANLAFSVTLYSGQMCTAPQNFYIPEGGINTPDGNVSFDEFAAKLVENINGLVGNPKAGPFVLGAVQNKNTCERVETIGQLGGKVLLESRSIENPMFKDARIATPAVLTMDAADKQKFSSELFGPIVILVKTKDTKESVALAKDMAIKHGAISCGAYSTDADTKEMIADQMSLAATPVSFNLVGGIYMNQNAGFSDFHVTGGNPAGNASFTNPEYVIKRFTWVGHREPVKA is encoded by the coding sequence ATGAGTTTATATTCGAAGCATAAAGATATTTTAGATAAAGCCGTAAAAGCGCTACACGAAAGAACTTTTTTCGCAGCTTATCCGGAGCATCCATCACCATCAGTATATGGTGAAACAGCTGACGCGGATGGCAGAAAGAAATTTCAAGCTAGCGTAGGCAAGAAGTTTGAAGAACTAAAACAAGAAAATCCAAAATCATGGATAGGTGTAGAGGAGTCGCCATACATGCAAACTCCTTTGAATATTCAGTATCCTGCTTTTGGTGTGGAGACCTTAGTTGAGAGAGGCTTAACCGCTTTCAACTCCTGGAGAAAAGTGGATGTAAATGACCGAGCAGGAATTTTGGTAGAATCCCTTGAGAGAGTGAAAGAGCGATTTTTTGAGGTAGCTTATGCCACTATGCATACTACCGGCCAGGGGTACATGATGGCCTTTCAGGCATCGGGTCCGCATGCAGCTGATAGAGCGTTAGAAGCCATCGCGGCAGGCTACGAAGAACTTAATAGGTTTCCTAAAAATGTGGTTTGGGATAAACCGATGGGTAAATTCAATATTACTTTAGATAAGCAATGGCGCGCTGTGCCGAAAGGTCTTGGCCTTGTTATTGGGTGTTCCACTTTCCCTACATGGAATAGTGTGCCGGGCGTCTATGCAAGTTTGGTAACAGGTAATCCTGTAATAGTAAAGCCTCACCCGGGCGCGATTTTACCAATGGCGATTTTCGTAGCAGAAATACAGAATGTTTTAGCTGAGAATAATATGGATCCAAATATCTGTCAGCTGGCTGTAGATACATATGATAAAACCATCACTAAGGAATTGGCAGAGCACGAAGCAGTGAAAGTGATTGACTTTACTGGTAACTCGCATTTCGGTAGTTATTTGGAAGGCCTTTCAGGCAAGGCGGTATTTACAGAGAAAACGGGTGTAAACTCTGTGATCTTAGATTCAGCTGAAAATATCGATAAAGTGGCGGCCAACCTGGCATTCTCAGTAACACTCTACAGCGGCCAGATGTGTACTGCACCTCAGAATTTCTACATTCCGGAAGGTGGTATTAATACTCCCGATGGCAACGTTTCTTTTGATGAGTTCGCAGCGAAACTAGTTGAGAATATTAATGGATTAGTAGGTAATCCAAAAGCAGGTCCGTTTGTGTTAGGTGCGGTTCAGAATAAAAATACATGCGAAAGAGTGGAAACTATTGGTCAGTTGGGAGGTAAGGTACTGTTGGAGTCTCGTTCAATTGAAAATCCAATGTTTAAAGATGCAAGAATTGCAACTCCGGCTGTTTTAACCATGGATGCTGCCGATAAGCAAAAATTCAGCTCTGAACTGTTTGGCCCAATTGTCATTTTAGTGAAGACTAAAGACACGAAAGAATCAGTTGCTTTGGCTAAAGATATGGCCATTAAGCATGGGGCCATTTCTTGCGGTGCGTATAGTACTGATGCCGATACGAAAGAAATGATCGCTGATCAAATGTCATTAGCGGCTACTCCGGTTAGTTTCAACTTAGTTGGGGGTATTTATATGAATCAGAATGCCGGCTTTAGTGATTTTCATGTGACTGGCGGTAACCCGGCAGGTAATGCGTCATTTACTAACCCTGAGTATGTGATTAAGCGATTTACGTGGGTAGGGCATAGAGAACCTGTTAAAGCTTAA